In Pseudomonas fluorescens, one genomic interval encodes:
- a CDS encoding FTR1 family protein produces MTAASRFLAWLVFPLFALSSFNLLADTVEGAPQALHLLDYISADYPPTVEAGKVVDDGEYREQLEFTQVLQGLIGGLPAKPEKAALEQGVEALHAAITAKQDGADVARQARQLGAKLAVAYEVSQAPIITPDPTRGAPLYAQNCSVCHGASGAGDGPAGLGMTPPPANLRDAARIDHLSLYAIYSTLGQGVEGTDMPAFADQLDDRQRWDLATYIAGFSADPAAAKSDKTFNIADLARQTPAEVQAAEGPQVAASFRTQRAQPPQVKRGPAQLLDYTAATLDKSLAAYRAGDHDQAYDLSVAAYLEGFELVESSLDNVDANVRKDTEKSLMAYRQSLQDGLPVAQAEQRLDVAKGKLKESAELLGSDGLSWSLSFISGLLILLREGLEAILVLAAILAFLRNTGQQSAVRSVNIGWGLALLAGLGTWALAAYVIDVSGSQRELLEGATALFASVMVLWLGVWMHDRRHAAAWQDYIKQSLVGGGGRFGFAILAFFSVYRELFEVILFYETLWLQAGPAGHDAVLAGGATALVLLIGLAWVILRGSAKLPLALFFSINAGLLCALSVVFAGHGVKALQEAGIFGTRPVAFFEFDWLGIHADAYSLTAQAVAILAIVVLYGRSRIAEKKRVTA; encoded by the coding sequence ATGACTGCCGCGTCCCGATTCCTGGCCTGGCTGGTGTTCCCGCTGTTTGCCCTGAGCAGTTTCAACCTGCTGGCCGACACCGTGGAAGGCGCCCCGCAGGCGCTGCACCTGCTCGATTACATCAGCGCCGACTACCCGCCGACGGTCGAGGCGGGCAAGGTCGTCGACGACGGCGAATACCGCGAGCAACTGGAATTCACCCAGGTGCTGCAAGGGCTGATCGGCGGTCTGCCGGCCAAACCGGAGAAGGCTGCGCTGGAGCAGGGTGTCGAGGCTCTGCACGCCGCCATCACCGCGAAACAGGACGGCGCCGACGTCGCGCGTCAGGCCCGACAACTGGGGGCGAAACTGGCGGTGGCATATGAAGTCAGCCAAGCGCCGATCATCACTCCCGATCCGACCCGGGGCGCGCCGCTCTATGCGCAAAACTGCTCGGTGTGTCACGGCGCCAGCGGTGCCGGCGACGGCCCGGCGGGGCTCGGCATGACGCCGCCGCCAGCCAATCTGCGCGATGCCGCACGCATCGATCACCTGAGCCTGTACGCGATCTACAGCACCCTCGGCCAAGGCGTCGAAGGCACCGACATGCCGGCGTTCGCCGATCAACTGGACGACCGTCAGCGTTGGGATCTGGCGACCTACATTGCCGGTTTCAGTGCCGACCCGGCCGCGGCCAAGTCCGACAAGACCTTCAACATCGCCGATCTGGCGCGCCAGACCCCGGCCGAGGTGCAGGCCGCCGAAGGCCCGCAGGTCGCCGCAAGCTTCCGTACCCAACGCGCGCAGCCGCCGCAGGTCAAGCGCGGCCCGGCGCAGTTGCTTGATTACACCGCCGCCACGCTGGACAAGAGCCTGGCCGCGTATCGCGCCGGCGATCACGATCAGGCCTATGACCTGTCGGTGGCGGCGTATCTGGAAGGCTTCGAACTGGTCGAAAGCTCGCTGGATAACGTCGACGCCAACGTGCGCAAGGACACCGAAAAATCGCTGATGGCCTACCGTCAATCGTTGCAGGACGGTTTGCCGGTGGCGCAGGCCGAACAGCGTCTGGACGTAGCCAAGGGCAAGTTGAAAGAGTCCGCTGAACTGCTCGGCAGCGATGGTCTGAGCTGGTCGCTGAGCTTTATCTCCGGCCTGCTGATTCTGCTGCGCGAAGGTCTCGAAGCGATTCTGGTGCTGGCGGCGATCCTCGCGTTTCTGCGCAACACCGGCCAGCAGTCGGCGGTGCGCAGCGTCAACATCGGTTGGGGCTTGGCGCTGCTCGCCGGTCTTGGCACCTGGGCGCTGGCGGCGTACGTGATCGACGTCAGCGGCTCGCAGCGTGAACTGCTCGAGGGCGCCACGGCGCTGTTCGCCAGCGTCATGGTGCTGTGGCTCGGCGTGTGGATGCACGACCGGCGCCACGCCGCGGCCTGGCAGGATTACATCAAGCAGAGTCTGGTCGGCGGCGGCGGGCGTTTCGGCTTCGCGATCCTCGCGTTCTTCTCGGTGTACCGCGAGTTGTTCGAAGTGATCCTGTTCTACGAAACCCTGTGGCTGCAGGCCGGCCCCGCCGGGCATGACGCGGTGCTGGCCGGTGGTGCGACCGCACTGGTGCTGCTGATCGGTCTGGCCTGGGTGATCCTGCGCGGTTCGGCGAAACTGCCGCTGGCGCTGTTCTTCAGCATCAACGCCGGTCTGCTCTGTGCCTTGTCGGTGGTGTTCGCCGGGCATGGCGTGAAAGCGCTGCAGGAAGCCGGGATCTTCGGCACGCGACCGGTGGCGTTCTTTGAATTCGACTGGCTGGGGATTCACGCCGACGCCTATTCGCTGACGGCTCAGGCCGTGGCGATTCTGGCGATTGTTGTGCTGTACGGACGGAGTCGGATCGCGGAGAAGAAGCGGGTCACTGCTTAA
- the ppx gene encoding exopolyphosphatase produces MPQSKAKNLSLIAAIDLGSNSFHMVVAKAQNGEIRILERLGEKVQLAAGIDDERHLNEESMQRGLDCLKRFAQLINGMPLGAVRIVGTNALREARNRLEFIHRAEEILGHPVEVISGREEARLIYLGVSHTLADTPGKRLVADIGGGSTEFIIGQRFEPLLRESLQMGCVSFTQRYFKDGKITPARYAQAYTAARLEIMSIEHALHRLTWDEAIGSSGTIRAIGLALKAGGHGTGEVNAEGLAWLKRRLFKLGDVDKIDFEGIKPDRRAIFPAGLAILEAIFDALELQRMDHCEGALREGVLYDLLGRHHHEDVRERTLTSLMERYHVDLEQAARVERKALHAFDQVAADWELDDGIWRELLGWAAKVHEVGLDIAHYHYHKHGAYLIEHSDLAGFSREDQQMLALLVRGHRRNIPKDKFAEFGDDGDKLIRLCVLLRFAILFHHIRGTQAMPQVTLHAKGNTLDVEFPENWLDENQLTQADFGLEADWLTRVGIVLTVH; encoded by the coding sequence ATGCCGCAATCCAAAGCCAAGAATCTGTCCCTGATCGCCGCAATCGACCTGGGCTCCAACAGCTTCCACATGGTCGTGGCCAAGGCCCAGAACGGTGAAATCCGCATCCTGGAGCGCCTCGGAGAGAAAGTACAGCTCGCCGCCGGTATCGACGATGAGCGCCATCTCAACGAAGAATCGATGCAGCGCGGCCTCGACTGCCTCAAGCGCTTTGCCCAACTGATCAACGGCATGCCACTGGGCGCCGTGCGGATCGTCGGCACCAACGCCCTGCGCGAAGCGCGCAACCGCCTGGAATTCATCCACCGCGCCGAAGAAATCCTCGGTCACCCGGTGGAAGTCATCTCCGGCCGTGAAGAAGCGCGGCTGATTTATCTGGGCGTTTCGCACACCCTCGCCGACACCCCGGGCAAGCGTCTGGTGGCCGACATCGGCGGCGGCAGTACTGAATTCATCATCGGGCAGCGTTTTGAACCACTGCTGCGCGAAAGCCTGCAAATGGGCTGCGTCAGCTTCACTCAGCGTTATTTCAAGGACGGCAAGATCACCCCGGCCCGTTACGCCCAGGCGTACACTGCGGCGCGGCTGGAGATCATGAGCATCGAGCACGCCCTGCACCGCCTGACCTGGGATGAAGCCATCGGCTCCTCGGGCACCATCCGCGCCATCGGCCTGGCGCTGAAGGCCGGCGGGCATGGCACCGGCGAAGTGAATGCCGAAGGCCTGGCCTGGCTCAAGCGTCGTCTGTTCAAACTGGGTGACGTCGACAAGATCGACTTCGAAGGCATCAAGCCTGACCGTCGGGCAATCTTCCCGGCTGGCCTGGCGATTCTCGAAGCGATCTTCGACGCCCTCGAACTGCAACGCATGGATCATTGCGAAGGCGCACTGCGTGAAGGCGTGCTCTACGACCTGCTCGGCCGCCATCACCACGAAGACGTGCGCGAACGCACCCTGACTTCGCTGATGGAGCGCTATCACGTCGATCTGGAACAAGCCGCGCGAGTTGAACGCAAGGCACTGCACGCCTTCGATCAGGTCGCCGCAGACTGGGAGCTGGATGACGGCATCTGGCGTGAACTGCTGGGCTGGGCGGCGAAAGTCCACGAAGTCGGCCTCGACATCGCGCACTACCACTACCACAAGCACGGCGCCTACCTGATCGAACACTCGGACCTTGCCGGTTTCTCCCGCGAAGACCAGCAAATGCTCGCTCTGCTGGTGCGCGGCCATCGCCGCAACATCCCCAAGGACAAGTTCGCCGAGTTCGGTGACGACGGCGACAAGCTGATCCGTCTGTGCGTGCTGCTGCGCTTCGCGATCCTGTTCCACCACATCCGTGGCACCCAGGCGATGCCGCAAGTGACACTGCATGCCAAAGGCAACACCCTCGACGTGGAATTTCCGGAGAACTGGCTGGATGAAAACCAGCTGACTCAGGCTGACTTTGGCCTCGAAGCCGACTGGCTGACGCGGGTGGGGATTGTCCTGACTGTTCACTGA
- a CDS encoding LysR family transcriptional regulator, with protein MNQLQAMRAFRCIVECRGFSAAAERLDTTHSTISRQLQQLERELGTRLINRNTRGFSLTTAGQQYYAACVDILDRLDQAALAVGQAHESPSGVLRISAPMVIGTLELASWLPAFQQRYPEIEVDLACDDRFVDLIAEGFDVALRICGPLADSSMVARLLTVSDMLLVASPVYVARNGLVRQVRELAEQQLLAFAGGSDWVLTDTRGLTTSVRVQGRFKADSISSLHAAALAGVGIAAFTRATVQDDLFSGRLVQILPNYSLGRRHYYALYPHARHVALKVQVFVEFMLEHYRNSAAALR; from the coding sequence ATGAATCAACTGCAAGCCATGCGCGCGTTTCGTTGCATCGTCGAGTGTCGCGGGTTCAGCGCCGCTGCCGAGCGCCTCGACACTACTCACTCGACCATCTCCCGGCAGTTGCAGCAACTGGAACGCGAGCTGGGCACGCGGCTGATCAATCGCAACACCCGAGGTTTCAGCCTGACCACGGCAGGGCAGCAGTATTACGCGGCGTGCGTGGACATTCTCGATCGCCTCGATCAAGCCGCACTGGCGGTGGGGCAGGCACATGAAAGCCCCAGCGGTGTGCTGCGCATCAGTGCACCGATGGTCATCGGTACGCTGGAACTGGCGAGCTGGTTGCCGGCGTTTCAGCAGCGCTATCCCGAGATTGAAGTGGACTTGGCCTGCGATGACCGTTTCGTCGATCTGATCGCCGAGGGTTTCGATGTGGCCCTGCGCATCTGCGGACCCTTGGCCGATTCATCCATGGTGGCGCGGTTGCTGACTGTCTCGGACATGTTGCTGGTGGCTTCGCCTGTGTATGTGGCGCGCAATGGTTTGGTGCGCCAGGTGCGCGAACTCGCCGAGCAGCAGTTGCTGGCGTTTGCCGGTGGCAGCGACTGGGTGCTGACCGATACGCGTGGACTCACCACCAGCGTGCGCGTGCAGGGCCGGTTCAAGGCCGATTCGATCAGTTCGCTGCACGCCGCCGCGTTGGCCGGGGTTGGCATCGCCGCGTTCACTCGGGCCACAGTGCAGGACGATCTGTTCAGCGGCCGGCTGGTGCAAATCCTGCCCAACTACAGCCTTGGGCGGCGCCACTATTACGCGCTCTATCCGCATGCCCGGCACGTCGCACTGAAGGTGCAGGTGTTCGTCGAATTCATGCTTGAGCACTACCGCAACAGCGCCGCAGCGCTGCGTTAA
- a CDS encoding amino acid ABC transporter ATP-binding protein, with protein MPLLRISALHKYYGDHHVLKGIDLSVEEGQVVAIIGRSGSGKSTLLRTLNGLESINDGVIEVDGEYLDAARADLRSLRQKVGMVFQQFNLFPHLTVGENVMLAPQVVQKVPKAKATELARKMLERVGLGEKFDAFPDRLSGGQQQRVAIARALAMSPKVLLCDEITSALDPELVNEVLAVVRQLAREGMTLIMVTHEMRFAREVGDKLVFMHHGKVHEVGDPKVLFANPQTAELANFIGTVETTA; from the coding sequence ATGCCTCTGCTTAGAATTTCCGCCCTGCATAAATACTACGGCGATCACCACGTGCTCAAAGGCATCGACCTGAGCGTCGAGGAAGGCCAGGTGGTGGCGATCATCGGCCGCAGCGGCTCGGGCAAATCCACCCTGCTGCGCACCCTAAATGGCCTGGAGTCGATCAACGACGGGGTGATCGAAGTCGACGGCGAATACCTCGACGCCGCCCGCGCCGACCTGCGCAGCCTGCGGCAGAAAGTCGGCATGGTGTTCCAGCAGTTCAACCTGTTCCCGCACCTGACCGTCGGCGAAAACGTGATGCTCGCGCCGCAAGTGGTGCAGAAAGTACCGAAGGCCAAGGCGACCGAACTGGCGCGCAAGATGCTCGAACGCGTCGGGCTGGGGGAGAAGTTCGACGCCTTCCCGGATCGGTTGTCCGGCGGACAGCAACAGCGCGTGGCGATTGCCCGGGCACTGGCGATGTCGCCGAAAGTGTTGCTGTGCGACGAGATCACCTCGGCGCTGGACCCGGAGCTGGTCAATGAAGTGCTCGCCGTGGTGCGCCAACTGGCCAGGGAAGGCATGACGCTGATCATGGTCACCCACGAAATGCGCTTTGCCCGGGAAGTCGGCGACAAGCTGGTGTTCATGCACCATGGCAAGGTGCATGAGGTGGGGGATCCGAAGGTGTTGTTTGCCAATCCGCAGACGGCGGAGCTGGCGAATTTCATTGGGACGGTCGAAACGACAGCCTGA
- the hemB gene encoding porphobilinogen synthase, translating to MSFTPANRLFPATRLRRNRRDDFSRRLVRENVLTVDDLILPVFVLEGENRREAVASMPGVERLTIDLLLEEAAKWVELGIPALALFPVTPVELKSLDAAEAWNPEGIAQRATRALRARFPELGVITDVALDPFTTHGQDGILDEEGYVQNDITVDALVKQALSHAEAGAQVVAPSDMMDGRIQAIREALELAGHVNVRIMAYSAKYASAYYGPFRDAVGSAANLGKANKASYQMDPANSDEALHEVGADLSEGADMVMVKPGMPYLDILLRVKDAFKVPTFVYQVSGEYAMHMAAIQNGWLSEAVILESLTAFKRAGADGILTYFAVRAAQLLREQK from the coding sequence GTGAGCTTTACCCCTGCCAATCGTCTGTTTCCCGCCACTCGCCTGCGTCGCAATCGTCGTGATGATTTTTCGCGTCGGCTGGTGCGGGAAAATGTGCTGACGGTCGATGACCTGATTCTGCCGGTGTTCGTGCTTGAGGGTGAAAACCGTCGCGAAGCCGTGGCCTCGATGCCCGGTGTCGAACGTCTGACCATCGACCTGCTGCTTGAAGAAGCGGCGAAATGGGTCGAACTGGGGATCCCGGCGCTGGCGCTGTTCCCGGTCACGCCTGTCGAACTGAAATCCCTTGATGCTGCCGAAGCCTGGAACCCCGAGGGCATTGCCCAGCGCGCCACGCGCGCGTTGCGTGCGCGTTTCCCGGAATTGGGCGTGATCACTGACGTCGCCCTCGATCCGTTCACCACCCACGGTCAGGACGGCATTCTCGATGAAGAAGGCTACGTGCAGAACGACATCACCGTCGACGCACTGGTCAAACAGGCTTTGTCCCACGCTGAAGCCGGCGCTCAGGTCGTGGCGCCGTCGGACATGATGGACGGCCGCATCCAGGCGATCCGCGAGGCGCTGGAGCTGGCCGGTCACGTCAACGTGCGGATCATGGCCTACTCGGCCAAGTACGCCAGCGCCTATTACGGGCCGTTCCGCGATGCTGTGGGGTCGGCGGCGAATCTGGGCAAGGCCAACAAGGCCTCCTATCAGATGGACCCGGCCAACAGCGACGAAGCGCTGCACGAAGTCGGCGCGGACTTGTCTGAAGGCGCGGACATGGTCATGGTCAAACCCGGCATGCCGTACCTGGACATTCTTTTGCGGGTAAAAGATGCCTTCAAAGTGCCGACCTTCGTCTATCAGGTTAGCGGCGAATACGCCATGCACATGGCGGCGATCCAGAATGGCTGGTTGAGCGAGGCGGTAATTCTTGAATCACTGACCGCCTTTAAACGTGCCGGCGCTGATGGCATCCTGACTTACTTTGCTGTCCGTGCCGCTCAATTGTTACGAGAACAGAAATAG
- a CDS encoding YaiI/YqxD family protein produces MRVWIDADACPRAAKDLVVKFALKRQFEVVLVAGQPQTKPGLAIVKLIVVPSGPDAADDYLVEHAVPGELVICSDIPLADRLVKKGVAALDPRGKEFDAQNMGERLAVRNLFTDLREQGQISGGPAPFGEREKQAFANALDRILTRLTRKP; encoded by the coding sequence ATGCGTGTATGGATCGATGCCGACGCTTGCCCCCGGGCCGCCAAGGATCTGGTGGTGAAGTTCGCCCTCAAGCGCCAGTTCGAAGTGGTGCTGGTGGCCGGGCAGCCGCAGACCAAGCCGGGGCTGGCCATCGTCAAACTGATCGTGGTGCCCAGCGGTCCGGATGCGGCGGACGATTATCTGGTCGAGCACGCGGTGCCTGGTGAACTGGTGATCTGCAGCGATATCCCGCTGGCCGATCGTCTGGTGAAGAAGGGCGTGGCGGCGCTGGACCCGCGCGGCAAGGAGTTCGATGCGCAGAACATGGGCGAGCGGCTGGCGGTGCGCAACCTGTTCACCGACCTGCGTGAGCAGGGCCAGATCAGCGGCGGCCCGGCGCCGTTCGGCGAGCGTGAGAAGCAGGCGTTTGCCAATGCGCTGGACCGCATCCTCACCCGCCTGACCCGCAAACCTTGA
- a CDS encoding DedA family protein, with protein MLQQFLHDFGYFALFLGTFFEGETILVLAGFLAFRGYMDINLVVVVAFFGSYAGDQLWYFLGRKHGRKLLARKPRWQMMGDRALEHIRKHPDIWVLSFRFVYGLRTVMPVAIGLSGYPPGRYLLLNGIGAAIWATALAAAAYHFGAVLEGMLGSIKKYELWVLGALLILGVGLWLRRRFKNARLAKQVYADEQAAKAALLNQAEVAKPAEPKTPAE; from the coding sequence ATGCTCCAACAATTTCTGCATGACTTTGGCTACTTTGCCTTGTTCCTCGGCACGTTCTTCGAAGGCGAAACCATCCTGGTGCTCGCAGGCTTCCTCGCGTTCCGTGGATACATGGACATCAACCTGGTGGTGGTCGTGGCGTTCTTCGGCAGCTATGCCGGCGATCAGCTGTGGTACTTCCTCGGGCGCAAGCACGGGCGCAAATTGCTCGCACGCAAACCGCGCTGGCAGATGATGGGCGACCGCGCGCTGGAACATATTCGCAAGCATCCGGACATCTGGGTTCTGAGCTTCCGCTTCGTTTACGGCCTGCGCACGGTGATGCCGGTGGCGATCGGCCTGTCGGGTTATCCGCCGGGACGTTATCTGTTGCTCAACGGTATCGGCGCAGCGATCTGGGCCACCGCCCTGGCAGCCGCCGCCTACCACTTCGGCGCGGTGCTCGAAGGCATGCTCGGCAGCATCAAGAAGTACGAGCTGTGGGTGCTTGGCGCGCTGCTGATTCTTGGCGTTGGTCTGTGGCTGCGCCGCCGCTTCAAGAATGCGCGACTGGCAAAACAGGTTTACGCCGACGAGCAAGCCGCAAAAGCGGCACTGCTGAATCAAGCCGAAGTGGCCAAACCTGCCGAACCGAAGACGCCAGCCGAATAA
- the ppk1 gene encoding polyphosphate kinase 1: MNTEGLTEVAVKEAQPVVEQITETPPELEPAPPAPVTEAVAAAPVIAIPGLDDSSLYIHRELSQLQFNIRVLEQALDESYPLLERLKFLLIFSSNLDEFFEIRVAGLKKQITFAREQAGADGLQPHQALARISELVHGHVDRQYAILNDILLPELEKHQVRFIRRRHWTTKIKTWVRRYFRDEIAPIITPIGLDPTHPFPLLVNKSLNFIVELEGIDAFGRDSGLAIIPAPRLLPRIIKVPEEVGGPGDNYVFLSSMIHAHADDLFQGMKVKGCYQFRLTRNADLALDSEDVEDLARALRGELFSRRYGDAVRLEVADTCPKHLSDYLLKQFNLSETELYQVNGPVNLTRLFSITGLDSHPELQYTPFTPQIPKLLQNSENIFSVVSKQDILLLHPFESFTPVVDLLRQAAKDPHVLAVRQTLYRSGANSEIVDALVDAARNGKEVTAVIELRARFDEESNLQLASRLQAAGAVVIYGVVGFKTHAKMMLILRREAGEIVRYAHLGTGNYHAGNARLYTDYSLLTSDDALCEDVGKLFSQLIGMGKTLRMKKLLHAPFTLKKGMLDMIARETQFAVEGKPAHIIAKFNSLTDPKIIRALYKASQSGVRIDLVVRGMCCLRPGIAGVSHNIHVRSIIGRFLEHTRVFYFLNGGEEQMFLSSADWMERNLDKRVETCFPVEGKKLLTRVKKELELYLTDNTHSWSLQSDGRYIRNTPTGNQNPRSAQATLLERLGSPILPVSS, encoded by the coding sequence ATGAATACCGAAGGACTCACTGAAGTTGCAGTAAAAGAAGCTCAACCGGTGGTGGAGCAGATCACCGAAACCCCGCCGGAACTCGAGCCTGCGCCACCCGCGCCGGTTACCGAAGCCGTCGCGGCGGCGCCAGTGATTGCGATCCCGGGCCTGGATGACAGCAGCCTGTATATCCATCGCGAGCTCTCGCAACTGCAGTTCAACATCCGCGTGCTGGAACAGGCGCTGGACGAGTCCTATCCGTTGCTGGAGCGGCTGAAATTCCTGCTGATTTTCTCCAGCAACCTCGACGAATTCTTTGAAATCCGCGTCGCCGGCCTGAAAAAGCAGATCACCTTCGCTCGTGAACAGGCCGGTGCCGACGGTCTGCAACCGCACCAGGCACTGGCGCGGATCAGCGAGCTGGTGCACGGTCACGTTGACCGCCAGTACGCGATCCTCAACGACATCCTGCTGCCGGAGCTGGAAAAGCATCAGGTGCGCTTCATACGTCGCCGTCACTGGACGACCAAGATCAAGACCTGGGTGCGCCGCTACTTCCGCGACGAGATCGCGCCGATCATCACCCCGATCGGCCTCGACCCGACGCACCCGTTCCCGTTGCTGGTGAACAAGAGCCTGAACTTCATCGTCGAACTGGAAGGCATCGACGCCTTCGGTCGCGATTCCGGTCTGGCGATTATCCCGGCACCGCGCCTGCTGCCACGGATCATCAAGGTTCCGGAAGAAGTCGGCGGCCCGGGCGACAACTATGTGTTCCTGTCGTCGATGATCCACGCCCACGCCGATGACCTGTTCCAAGGCATGAAGGTAAAAGGCTGCTACCAGTTCCGCCTGACCCGAAACGCCGACCTGGCGCTCGACTCCGAAGATGTCGAAGACCTTGCGCGCGCCCTGCGTGGCGAGCTGTTCTCGCGGCGCTACGGTGATGCGGTACGTCTGGAAGTCGCCGACACCTGCCCGAAACACCTCTCGGACTATCTGCTCAAGCAGTTCAACCTGAGCGAGACCGAGCTGTATCAGGTCAACGGCCCGGTCAACCTGACCCGTCTGTTCAGCATCACCGGTCTGGACAGCCACCCGGAGCTGCAATACACGCCGTTCACCCCGCAGATCCCGAAACTGCTGCAGAACAGCGAGAACATTTTCAGTGTGGTGAGCAAGCAGGACATCCTGCTGCTGCACCCGTTCGAGTCGTTCACTCCGGTGGTCGACCTGCTGCGCCAGGCGGCGAAGGACCCGCACGTTCTGGCCGTGCGCCAGACCCTGTACCGCTCCGGCGCCAACTCGGAAATCGTCGATGCGCTGGTGGACGCCGCGCGTAACGGCAAGGAAGTGACCGCAGTCATCGAACTGCGTGCACGCTTTGACGAAGAGTCCAACCTGCAACTGGCCAGCCGTCTGCAAGCGGCCGGTGCTGTGGTGATTTACGGCGTGGTCGGCTTCAAGACCCACGCCAAGATGATGCTGATCCTGCGTCGCGAGGCCGGTGAAATCGTGCGTTACGCGCACCTCGGCACCGGTAACTACCACGCCGGCAATGCGCGTCTGTACACCGATTACAGCCTGCTGACCTCCGACGACGCCTTGTGCGAAGACGTCGGCAAACTGTTCAGCCAGTTGATCGGCATGGGTAAAACCCTGCGCATGAAGAAGCTGCTGCATGCGCCGTTCACCCTGAAGAAGGGCATGCTCGACATGATTGCCCGGGAAACCCAGTTCGCCGTCGAAGGCAAACCGGCTCACATCATCGCCAAGTTCAACTCGCTGACCGATCCGAAGATCATCCGCGCGCTGTACAAGGCCAGCCAGTCCGGCGTGCGCATTGATCTGGTGGTGCGTGGCATGTGCTGCCTGCGTCCGGGCATCGCCGGGGTTTCGCACAACATCCATGTGCGCTCGATCATCGGTCGCTTCCTTGAACACACTCGAGTGTTCTACTTCCTCAACGGCGGCGAGGAGCAGATGTTCCTCTCCAGCGCCGACTGGATGGAGCGCAACCTCGATAAGCGCGTCGAGACTTGCTTCCCGGTGGAAGGCAAGAAGCTGCTGACCCGCGTCAAGAAAGAGCTGGAGCTGTACCTGACCGACAACACCCACAGCTGGAGCCTGCAGTCGGATGGCCGTTACATCCGCAACACGCCAACCGGCAACCAGAACCCGCGCAGCGCGCAGGCGACGTTGCTGGAACGCCTGGGCAGCCCGATTCTGCCGGTGAGCAGCTAA
- the elbB gene encoding isoprenoid biosynthesis glyoxalase ElbB, with product MSKKVAVILSGSGVYDGAEIHESVITLLRLDQRGAQVQCFAPNIAQLHVINHLTGEEMPETRNVLVESARIARGNIKDIREANVDDFDALIVPGGFGAAKNLSNFAVEGAGCSVQPQVLELAEAFAEAGKPVGLMCISPALAAKIYGPGVTCTIGNDADTATAMNKMGASHEDCAVTDIIEDKARKLVTTPAYMLAQNISEAASGINKLVDRVLELTHENDV from the coding sequence ATGAGCAAAAAAGTTGCAGTGATCCTGTCCGGCAGTGGTGTGTACGACGGCGCCGAGATCCACGAGAGTGTCATCACCCTGTTGCGCCTGGATCAACGCGGCGCGCAGGTACAGTGCTTCGCGCCGAACATCGCGCAATTGCATGTGATCAATCACCTGACTGGTGAAGAAATGCCCGAGACGCGCAACGTGCTGGTCGAGTCAGCGCGCATTGCCCGCGGCAACATCAAGGACATCCGCGAGGCCAACGTCGATGACTTCGACGCGCTGATCGTACCTGGCGGTTTTGGTGCGGCGAAGAACCTCTCGAATTTCGCCGTCGAAGGCGCTGGCTGCAGCGTGCAGCCGCAAGTGCTGGAACTGGCCGAAGCGTTTGCCGAAGCGGGCAAACCGGTGGGCCTGATGTGCATCTCGCCGGCGCTGGCAGCGAAGATCTACGGCCCGGGCGTGACCTGCACCATCGGCAACGATGCCGACACCGCCACCGCGATGAACAAGATGGGCGCCAGCCATGAAGACTGCGCGGTGACCGACATCATCGAAGACAAGGCACGCAAACTGGTGACGACCCCGGCTTACATGCTGGCGCAGAACATCAGTGAGGCGGCTTCGGGGATCAACAAACTGGTGGACCGGGTGCTCGAACTCACCCACGAAAACGATGTTTGA